The Salvelinus namaycush isolate Seneca chromosome 1, SaNama_1.0, whole genome shotgun sequence genome has a window encoding:
- the c1h22orf39 gene encoding UPF0545 protein C22orf39 homolog isoform X1 — MCEVAGYWWELEHVVVHVDPEYPKHAQWVTCQPPRTCDDYWSEFRHCKSLWNRFHNYYAHGTSPSCGQWKEDYYSCREWEKNPGPETKESLQQSERNREAEQRKFTPVWDLRRDPPRDWHMPLHQGKSPDSQS, encoded by the exons atgtgcgaagttgctggatattggtgggaactggaacacgtggtcgtacacgtcgatccagagtatcccaaacatgctcaatgggtgacatgtcag CCGCCCCGGACCTGTGATGACTACTGGAGTGAATTCAGACACTGCAAAAGCCTGTGGAACCGTTTCCATAACTACTATGCCCATGGCACATCCCCCTCCTGCGGACAGTGGAAAGAAGACTACTACTCATGTAGAGAGTGGGAGAAGAACCCAGGCCCAGAGACCAAG GAGTCTTTACAGCAGAGTGAGAGGAACCGGGAGGCGGAGCAGAGGAAGTTCACCCCTGTGTGGGACCTGAGACGAGATCCGCCCAGAGACTGGCACATGCCCCTGCACCAGGGAAAGTCCCCAGATTCCCAGTCCTAA
- the c1h22orf39 gene encoding UPF0545 protein C22orf39 homolog isoform X2 — MMADSGAMWRPPRTCDDYWSEFRHCKSLWNRFHNYYAHGTSPSCGQWKEDYYSCREWEKNPGPETKESLQQSERNREAEQRKFTPVWDLRRDPPRDWHMPLHQGKSPDSQS, encoded by the exons ATGATGGCAGATTCTGGAGCAATGTGGAGG CCGCCCCGGACCTGTGATGACTACTGGAGTGAATTCAGACACTGCAAAAGCCTGTGGAACCGTTTCCATAACTACTATGCCCATGGCACATCCCCCTCCTGCGGACAGTGGAAAGAAGACTACTACTCATGTAGAGAGTGGGAGAAGAACCCAGGCCCAGAGACCAAG GAGTCTTTACAGCAGAGTGAGAGGAACCGGGAGGCGGAGCAGAGGAAGTTCACCCCTGTGTGGGACCTGAGACGAGATCCGCCCAGAGACTGGCACATGCCCCTGCACCAGGGAAAGTCCCCAGATTCCCAGTCCTAA
- the LOC120032370 gene encoding ubiquitin recognition factor in ER-associated degradation protein 1 → MMFSFNMFDHPIPRAFQNRFSTQYRCYSVSMLAGPNDRSDVEKGGKIIMPPSALDQLSRLNITYPMLFKLTNKNSDRMTHCGVLEFVADEGICYLPHWMMQNLLLEEGGLVQVESVNLMVATYSKFQPQSPDFLDITNPKAVLENALRNFACLTTGDVIAINYNEKIYELRVMETKPDKAVSIIECDMNVDFDAPLGYKEPERRYKAPEEPTEEEGDPSTWTDMDMRFRAFTGSGNRLDGKKKGIEPSPVPIDPSDIKRGIPNYEYKVGRITFIRNSRPQPRKTTEDEDSEFIAFSGEGQSLRKKGGRKP, encoded by the exons ATGATG TTTTCCTTCAACATGTTTGATCACCCGATCCCACGGGCTTTCCAAAACCGTTTCTCCACTCAATACCGCTGCTACTCTGTGTCCATGCTGGCGGGTCCCAACGACCGGTCAGATGTGGAGAAAGGAGGAAAAA TTATAATGCCGCCATCAGCACTTGATCAACTAA GCAGACTTAACATTACCTACCCCATGTTGTTCAAACTGACCAACAAGAACTCAGACAGAATGACACACTGTGGTGTCTTGGAGTTTGTAGCAGATGAGGGTATTTGTTACCTGCCACACTGG ATGATGCAGAATCTCCTGCTGGAGGAAGGGGGCCTGGTCCAGGTGGAGAGCGTTAACCTCATGGTGGCAACATATTCCAAGTTCCAGCCTCAGAGCCCAGACTTCCTGGATATCACTAACCCCAAAGCAGT GTTGGAAAATGCCTTGAGAAACTTTGCCTGCTTAACCACAGGAGATGTTATTGCAATTAACTACAATGAAAAG ATCTATGAACTGCGAGTGATGGAGACTAAGCCAGACAAGGCAGTATCTATCATTGAATGTGATATGAAT GTGGACTTTGATGCTCCGCTGGGTTACAAAGAACCAGAGAGACGTTACAAAGCACCAGAGGAGCCCACA gaagaggaaggagaccCCAGCACTTGGACTGACATGGACATGAGATTCAGA GCCTTCACTGGTTCAGGCAATCGTCTGGATGGCAAAAAGAAAGGCATTGAGCCTAGCCCCGTCCCCATCGATCCCAGTGACATTAAAAG AGGGATTCCTAACTACGAGTACAAGGTCGGAAGGATCACCTTCATCAGAAACTCCAGGCCTCAGCCCAGGAAAACAACAGAGGAT GAGGATTCAGAATTCATCGCCTTTTCTGGTGAGGGACAGTCACTACGCAAGAAAGGTGGCAGAAAGCCTTGA